The DNA window GGGATGCTTGCGCTCCCCCAGCACACTGTTGAGCAGCGGGCCGTTGCGCGTCTCGTGGATGACTTCGCGGACCGGGCGCTGGCCTTTGATGATAAACGTCTCCTGGCGCTGCCGGGCAGGCTGCCACTGTCCATCGGCCAGGTACTGCAACTGCCCGCCCTGCTGACGCAGACGCTCGACGAAGACGTCCTGGGTGTCACCCATGACCATCGTCATGCCCCAGCCGATCTTGCCATTGAAGCCGGCAACCACGGCCGGAATACCCGCGACCGAAACACCTGCCGCCTGGAATTTCGGCGTGCGTATCTGCACGAAATTCCAGTAGGAAGGCATCGCCAGCGGCAGATGGGTGTCATTGGCCATGATCGTGCGTCCGCCACGGGTCTGGCGTCCGGACAGCGCCCAGTTGTTGGAAGCGGCCACCCCCACCATGTTCAGGCGGGCCAGGTCGGCCACGGTGCGGTCGACCTCAACCAGGCCGGCGACGGCCCCCTTGCGCGAAAGGAAATCCAGCTTCTGCGCTTCATCGAAGGGCAATGGTTCATCCGGGTAGATCGGCAGCAACCAGGCCAGCTTCTCGTGGCCGACCTTCTGCGCCAGTACCAGGGCGGCGATTTCTTCCTGCAGGTTGGTCGACAGGCTGAAGTTCAGCAGGCTGAAAATCAGTGCGGAGTCCTCGGGCTTCCAGTACTCGGGTTGATAGCCAGAAGCGTCCAGGTCCATCGGCAATTTGTCCCGGTGCCGGTACAGGTAGGCGTTGACGCCCCGTGCATAAACCTCGAAAAAGCGCTTCATGCGCTCCGACGAATTTCGGTACAGCACGTCGGCGTCCTTGCGCAGGTTGACCGCACGCATGAAGCGGTCGATATCCAGCGCCCCCTCGCCCACCATCTCCGACAGCCGGCCCTGGGCCATCAGGCGCATGCCGACCATCTGGCTCAGGCGATCCGTGGCATGGACATAACCCAAGGCGAACAGCGCATCGTGGAACGACGACGTCTCGATCAGCGGCATACCCAAGGGATTGCGCCGTATGCTGACGTTGCCCCCCAGCCCCTTCAATGGCTGGACACCCTGGGCCGGCGGCAGGCTCGCACGGTAGCGCTGGTCCAGGTACGACTGGCAACCCGCCAGCCCCGCCAGCATCAATGTCGCGCCAAGCGCTATACGAACCAGGGTATGAGCACGAACAGACATCGGTAATTCCTTCGCTATGAAGCAAAAAGTCCATCCACGGAGTGCGCCATGCGCGCCCTACGGTCGCCTTGACCCGTGAGACGTTGAACAGGGTTTCAGGCCGGCAGGGCCTCATCCAGCAACCAGCGCGCGGCCCGGCGAACGTCCTCGCCATGCTGCACGTCCAGTGCATGCAGATCAGCCTCGAACCGCCGCCGCTCGTCACGCCCAAGCGCCTTCCAGGCGGCATGGGTCGGAATGTGCGCGGTGGCGGAGTAAATCTGGTGGAGCACCGCAACCTGCGGGTCGCCCGTCAGAACGGGATCATGGTTATCCAGCAGCACCTTGATGCGAATCGCTCCCTCGATCAACGGTAGCTGCCCCTCCAGCAGACTGGTCGCCAGGATACGCAGATCGGCGGCCAGCACTGCGCGGCGCCGCTGCTGAAGCTGCGTGGCCTGCCGCCGTCGTTGCCAGACCTTGTGCCACAGCCACCCGGCATAGACGGACAAGGCGACGATCAGCAGCAGCGCGGCGCAATAGAGGGAAATGACGAGGGGGGAAGCCGGTGTCTCAGGCACCATGGCACTTCTTGAATTTCTTCTCGCTGCCACACGGGCAAGGGTCGTTGCGGCCGACATCCTTCAGTGGATTGCGGACCGGGTCCTGGGCATGGTTGCAATGCGGGCCGTGCACGTGACCGTGGTCATGGCCATGATCGTGGTTGCAGTCAGGGCCGTGTACGTGGTGCTCGTGGTTCATGCTGTTCACTCCGGAATGAAATTTCCGGGGATTATCTCGCCGCGCCTGGAAATATGCACGCGCCGACCGGACATCAGGCCGATCTTCAACTCGCCATCCAGGCGATAGGCGATGGGCCTGTCGGGCTTCTCCAGCAAGCGCACCACGTATTTCATGTGTCGCCAGAGGTTGGTGTGCACCGGGACATCGTAGTATTCGAAGCCGTTGGCGGGGATCGTCAGCCAGGCGCTGGACTCGCCACTGGTCAGCTCGATGTCGTTCAGGTGCACGGTGTAGATCAAGCCACGCACAGGCAGGCTATGGTCGTTGGGGTTGTCGATGCGAAAACGCAGCAGGAACTCCTGCTCCAGCAAGCGCGCCTTGATCACATCGACCTTGGTGAGCTCGACCTGCGGATCCTCGAATGCCGATGAAAACCAGGTCGAACAGCCGCCGAGGCCGCCAAACAGGCCCAATAGCGCCAACACTCTGAAGAGGTTCGATGTTCGTGCCTGGCAACGCATTCCGGTACTCCAAAAGACGGCTCAGTGTAGCAAGCACAACACTGACCGCAAGGCCCGCCCGTGCGGAATCGAAGCAAAATGCCATCAAATATCAATGCGATATCAGATCGTTCCGGCGCAGCGCATCCAGCGCGCATTGCCAGCGCGGGTCCTGCTTGTAGTCCGGCGCCACCTCGGACCCTCGGCGCATGCGCTGCAAGCGTGGCGACGGCGCCACGGCCTGACGCTGCAAGGCACTCAAAGCCAGCTCGGCCGAAGCACGGTCATTGCACACCAGGCCCATGTCACAACCGGCGCCCAGGGCGGCCAGGATACGCTGCCCGGCATCACCGACCACATGCGCCCCCGCCATCGACAGGTCATCGCTGAAGATCACACCGTCAAAGCCCAGCTCGCCGCGCAGGACATTCTGCAACCAGTGCGACGAGAAACCGGCAGGTCGCTCGTCCACCGCCGGGTAGATCACATGCGCCGGCATCACCGCATCAAGCGTCGTCGCAAGCCGCTGGAACGGTAGCAGGTCATGCTGGCGAATCTCGTCCATGCTGCGCTCGTCGACCGGAATGGCGACATGGGAATCCGCCTCGGCCCAGCCATGCCCCGGAAAGTGCTTGCCCGTAGCCGCCATACCCGCGGCGTGCATGCCTTTGATAAAAGCGCCGGCCAGTTGCGTCGCCGCCAGCGGATCGCCTTCGAAGGCACGCGCCCCGATGACCGCGCTGCGCTGGTGATCCAGGTCCAGGACCGGCGCAAAACTGAAATCGAGACCGACGGACAACACTTCGGTCGCCATCACCCAGCCGCTCAGTTCTGCCAGGGAAAGCGCATCCTCGCAGTCGGCGAAACGGCGCATGGCCGGCAGACGCACGAAGCCCTGGCGCAGACGCTGCACCCGGCCACCTTCCTGATCGACTGCCAGCAGCAGGTCTGGTCGCACCTGGCGAATCGCCCGACTCAGTTCCAGCACCTGGCGCGGGTGCTCGATATTGCGTGCGAACAGAATCAGTCCGCCAACCTGTGGCTGGCGTAACACATGGCGGTCCTCGGCGGTCAGCCAGGTGCCCTCGATATCCAGCATCAAAGAGCCTTGCATAGCGATCCTTAGAAAATGACGGCTTGCTGCGATTGTGGGGGTGCCTGCTCTGCAATCAGAACACGACAATGGGCAGGCACGCGGGGGAACAGCTGCATGATGTCGGCATTGCGCATGCGGATGCAGCCATGGGACAGCGGTACACCCATGGGCTCGGTGTCAGGCGTGCCATGCAGATAGATGTAGCGGCGGAAGGTGTCGACCGCACCCAGGCGATTGACGCCCGGCTCGCAGCCGCTCAGCCAGAGGATCCGCGTCAGGATCCAGTCGCGGCCCGGGAAGGCGGCATGCAGCTCGTCGCTCCACACCTCGCCGGTCCAGCGACGACCACGCAGCACGGCTCCACACGGCAGACCCTCGCCGATCCGGGCACGCACCTGATGCAGGCCCCTCGGCGTACAACCGGAACCATTCGACTCGCCGGCACCGTTGAGGGCCGTCGAGACCGGAAAGCGCGCGCACAGCACGCCCTTGGAAAAACCGTAGAGCATCTGCTCGGTGAGGGAGACATGAAGAAAGTCGAGCATCTGCATCGGGGGAAACACGGCGGGCTCGTTCATCGTTTCTGTGGCATGGCCAGGGCATTGCGACGGACCTTGGGTCCGGCCTCCAGCAGCGCCGGGTCATCCACCCCGCTTTCTGCGCGCATACCCGCCGCGACGAAAGGCACCATCATGCGCATGACCTGCTCGATGGAAACCCGGGCGCCGAAATCATTCTCGGCGATCGCCCGCAGCGCCTTGATACCCGACATGCTGAACGCCACGGTCCCGAGCATGAAATGCACGCGCCAGAACAGCTCTATCGGCGTGATCGTCGGCACGGCGTCGTGTACCCGCATCATGTAGCGGCGGAAAATCTTGCCGTACATATCGTCCAGGTAGCGACGCAGGTGTCCCTGGCTCTGGCTGAACGCCAGGCCGAGCAGGCGCATGAAAATGGACAGGTCATCGCCGCTGCGAGGCTTCACCGACAGCGCCTGCACAACCAGCATCTCCAGCAGGTCTTCGAGCCTGTCCTTCTGGCCGGGCTGCGCCTCGCGTCGATCCAGCTCCTTTTCCAGGCTCATGCAGAATGGCCCGAGAAAACGCGAGAACACCGCCTGGATCAGGGCCTTCTTCGAGCCAAAGTGATAATTCACCGCAGCCAGGTTGACGCCTGCCTTGCTGGTGATCAACCGCAGCGATGTCTCGGCGAACCCTCTCTCCGCGAACAAAAGCTCCGCGGCATCGAGAATGCGCTCAACGGTTTCCGACTGCGCCATGCGCCCTCCAAAGACCAACAACTGTTTGAAACCTACGTTTCGGGCCCGGCCAAGTCAATCATGAAAGCCTGAGGCGCGGATTATAAGCGGATGAAGGCCGGTTTCCGGTAGCCCATCCATCGTCGCGACACAGCGATCTCCAGGTCGTAGACAACAGGCTTATCTCTACAGGCAGCGCCAAAGGCGACTGTACGGTTGCCCAGCACTTTTACCCGAGGGGAATTGCCAAGCGACGATTACTGTATATAATCCCAGTTACTGTACAAAAGGACAGAACGCCCATGATCAAGTTGACGCCCCGCCAGTCGGAAATCCTTGCGTTCATCAAGCGCTGCCTGGAAGAGAACGGCTACCCCCCGACCCGCGCTGAAATAGCCCAGGAGCTGGGGTTCAAATCCCCCAACGCAGCGGAAGAGCACCTCAAGGCCCTGCGCAACAAAGGCGCCATCGAGATGACGCCCGGCGCCTCGCGCGGCATCCGCATTCCCGGCTTCGAGCCAGGCGGCAACGATGCAGAGAGCGGCCTGCCTGTCATCGGTCGCGTCGCAGCCGGTGCACCCATCCTCGCCCAACAGCATGTCGAAGAGTCCTGCCGGATCAATCCCGACTTCTTCCACCCTCGCGCCGACTATCTCCTGCGCGTACGCGGCATGAGCATGAAGGACATCGGTATCTTCGATGGCGACCTGCTGGCCGTCCACACCACACGCGAGGCACGAAACGGCCAGGTGGTGGTGGCGCGCATCGATGACGAAGTCACGGTGAAGCGCTTCAAGCGCGAAGGCAGCAAGGTCTGGCTGATCGCAGAAAACCCTGATTTCGCCCCGATAGAGGTCGACCTGGAACAACAGGAACTGACCATAGAAGGCTTGAGCGTCGGCGTGATTCGCCGCTGATAGGAGGTAGCCATGCAGTTCCCCCTCTACACCACTGCACAGACCAACCAACTGCCGCTGTTCGAAGCCTTCCTGGCGCCCGAACGGTCGTTCGAACCGGCAGCCCCGGTACGCAGCGCAGACGTGCTCAGCGAAATGAGGCTGATCGGTAGCCACGGCCTGCAATTGCTGGCCCCGGTGCTACGCGAGCTCAGCCGGGAGAACGACGAGCGCTGGCTGACGATGATCGCGCCGCCCAACCTCGTGAGCTACAGCTGGCTACGTGATGCAGATCTGAACCGCGAGCGCATCCTGTTGCTGCCTTCACGCAACGATCAGGACCCGCTCGAACTGGTATGCCGTGCCCTGCGCCTGGGGCGCAGCCATACGGTGATCAGTTGGCTGAAACTGGATGCCTTCGACCGCAGGCTGCTGGCCGCTGCCGCGCACCAGGGAAATGCCCAGAGCCTGAATATCCGGCTTTCATAAGGCGTCACGCGGACAGCGTGCGCAGCTCAGGCTGCGACAGCGCTCATGGCGATCGGCTCAGTGCAGAACGTGCGGTTCCTGTTCATGCTCGAACTCGTCGTCGAACACGCGCCCAGCCATCTGCACACCAGCCGTCAACATGACCTTGGCGATCTCGACGTGCTGCCCTTGCAGAAACAGCCGTGCTTCATCCGAGAAGTCCAGTGTCACCAGCACCTCCTCGTCCTCGGCCCGACGCAACACGATGCGCCCGTCTGGCAGTTCGACGATTTCCAGAAAAGAGGTTTGCATGGCCGGCCCTCGGAAAATAAGGCGCGCATTGTAATGCCAAATGGCGAACACGGCCTCATGTAAAGAGCGAAAGTCTGCCCTCACATCGGACAAATACCAGATACCGAAGCTACAGCGCACAAGCCAGGCAATCGTTATAATCGCCGCTTTTGCGAGAAGCCAAGTGGCCAACAAGAGATACAGCTGCGTAGGCCTGTTCAACCCCAAGTCCCCCAGCAACGTCGGCTCCATCATGCGGGCGGCGGGTTGCTATGGCACCAGCTCGGTGTTCTATACGGGAACCCGCTATGACCGGGCCAGGGACTTCATCACCGATACCAAGCGTGTGCACCAGGACATACCGCTGATCAATATCGACGATCTGCGCAAGATCCTGCCCCTGGGCTGCACGCCCGTTGCCGTCGAGCTGGTCCCCGATGCCCGTCCGTTACCGGAGTACACCCACCCCGACCGCGCCCTGTATATCTTCGGCCCGGAAGACGGCTCGCTGGACCGGGAAATCCTCGACTGGTGCGAAGATGTCATCTACATCCCGACCCAAGGCTGCATGAACCTGGCGGCAACCGTGAACGTGGTGCTCTATGACCGCATGGCCAAAGGCAACAACACCCGCTCCGGTCCTCTGTTCAAATAACCCGCACGCACCTGGCCGCCTGGAAAGCGGCCCAGCATCCAGCACACGCATCGACCATTCCCCGCTACAACCAGCCCGGTATCTGGCGCACCTCTTGCTCTGTCTACTCTGCCGCCACCAGGGGGTAACACCGAGTCGATCACCGCAAAGGTGCACTCCAGAGCGGCCGCGCAGGAGCGTACCTATGGATGGGTTGATGCCATGGTCAAGAATCCCAAGTTCCAGCAGGTTACATTGATTCTTTTCGTCACACTGATGGTGTTGATAGTGCCCAATCTCGGGCGCCTTTTCGGCTGAACCCAGGCTGTCCAGATAAACAGCCTGTCACCGATTCGTTGAAACCATTCAGCAAAGCCAGGCTCCATTGAGCGAACCGATGCCCTGCCGGCAGCGGTTCGCCATGCAATCAATCGCTTGGAATCCGTCGATGAAATCACTGCTCGCACCGGTCAGCTCACTACTGGCAAGTGTCGCCCTGCTCCTGCTCGGCCATGGCCTGCTCAATACATTGCTGACGCTGCGCGGTATCGAGGAAGGCTACTCGACCAGCATGATCGGCCTGCTCATGTCCGGGTACTTCGTCGGCTATCTGCTGGGTACCTGGATGGCGCCCTCCCTGATACGCCGCATCGGGCATATCCGCACCTTCGCGCTCTACGCGGCCTTGGCCGCAATCACCGCGCTGCTGCATGTACTGATCGTTTCACCGTGGGTCTGGATGCTGTTACGGGTGCTCTATGGCGTAGCAATGGTGACCTTGTACATGGTCATCGAGAGCTGGCTCAACGCACAGGTCAATGGAGAGAAGCGTGGCCAGGTATTTGCCATCTACATGGCCGTCAACCTGGGCGCCCTGGCGGCGGCGCAGCAGTTGCTGAACCTGGACAGCCCGATGAGTTTCACCCTGTTCGCGCTCTCGGCCATTCTCATCTGCTGCGCACTGATGCCCATCACGCTGACACGCCAGGCACAACCCAACCTGCCGGACATTCCACCGACCGACCTGCTGCAACTGGCCCGTATCGTTCCCTTGCCACTGATGGCCGCCGCCATGTCCGGACTGGCCCTCGGCGGCTTCTGGGGGCTGGCGCCGGTCTATGCCCGCCAGAGCGGTTTCGATGCCTCCGGCGTCGGCCTGCTGATGGGCCTGACCATTCTGGGCGGTGCCGTTCTACAGTGGCCGATAGGCCTGCTTTCGGATCGCTGGGACCGCCGGAAGGTCATGCTCGGCGTGGCAGGACTCGCCGCTATGTTGGCGTTGCTGATGGCCCCGCTGCCGACGGGCTCGCTGCTGCTTGGCCTGATGTTCGTCTGGGGCGGCCTGGTCTTCTCCATCTACTCCATCGCCATGGCGCAAATGGTCGACCACCTGACACCCGACGAGATCCTCTCGGGCTCCAGCGGCATGTTGCTTTCATTCGGACTTGGCTCGGCACTCGGGCCACTGCTGGCCGGCACGCTGATGCACGCCATCGGTCCCTGGACACTGCCGGTGTTCTTCGCCATGCCACTGGCGACCCTGGCGCTCTACACGGTCTACCGCGCACGTCGTGTGGTCGATCTCGTCAGCGAACCTTACGGGCATTTCACGCCCATCCTGCGCACCAGCCCTACGGTCATGGAAATGATGCCGGACTCGCCACAGAAGGCCGACGAGGAAGCCTCTGGGCAGCCAGAAGCCAACCCCGCCGCCAACAGCACCTCAGGCAGTCATTGAAAAGAGAGAAGGCTGGGGGCAGGCAGACATCTGCGCCCGCACCCAGCCTCCTTCTCCCTTCGTCGTGACGCTACGACCTACATATGGCTCTCGGCATACTCGGCCAGCACCGAACGCGGCACCCCCTGCAGCGCGATATGGACACCATGGGGGAAGTCCTTGAAGCGCTCGGTCAGGTAAGTCAGTCCTGAACTGGTCGCCGACAGATAAGGCGTGTCGATCTGCGCCAGGTTCCCCAGGCACACCACCTTGGAACCACTGCCGGCACGGGTGATGATGGTCTTCATCTGGTGCGGTGTCAGGTTCTGGCTTTCGTCGATCAGGATCAGGCTCTGCTGGAAGCTGCGCCCGCGGATGTAGTTGAGGGATTTGAACTGCAAAGGGACCTTCTGCAGGATGTAGTCGACGCTGCCATGGGTGTTCTCGTCATCCAGGTGCAGCGCCTCCAGGTTATCGGTGATCGCGCCGAGCCACGGCTCCATCTTCTCCGCCTCGGTCCCTGGCAGGAAGCCGATGTCCTCGTCCAGCCCCTGCACACTGCGCGTGGCGATGATACGCCGGTAGCGCTTGCTGACCATGGTCTGCTCGATCGCAGCGGCCAACGCCAGGATGGTCTTGCCGGAACCGGCGGCACCGGACAGGTTGACCAGGTGGATATCTGGATCGAGCAGCGCGAACAGCGCCAGTGCCTGGTAGATATCGCGAGGCTTCAGCCCCCAGGCTTCCTGATGCAATAGCGGCTCCTGGTGCATGTCCAGGATCAGCAGCTCCTCGCCGTCGATACGCTTGACCCAGCCGACGAAGCCCTGCTCGTCGAGAATGAACTCGTTGACATGGAGCGCCGGCAGGTTGTCGGTCAACAGCACCCGGTGCCAGGTACGGCCCTGCCCTTGCTGGGTCTCGACCTTGCTGACACGGTCCCAGAACGACCCAGACAGGTTGTGGTAGCCACGAGAAAGCTGCCCGACATCGTCGACCAGTTTGTCGGTCTGGTAATCCTCCGCCGCGACACCACAGGCGCGGGCCTTGAGGCGCATGTTGATGTCATTGGTCACCAGAACCACCGGCACGCCCGGCCGGAGCGACTGCAACTCGACCACCTGATTGATGATCTTGTTGTCGTTCAGGTCTTCCGGCAGCCCCTTGGCCACACTGGCCTGGCGCATGAGGATGGAAAGGCTGCCACGGCTCTCGCCGGCATCGCGGGCGATGGGAACGCCATTCTCGACCTCCTCCGGCGAGGCCTTGCCAAGCACCTTGTCGATCAGCCGTATTACCTGCCGGCATTCGGCGGCGACACTGTGCTTGCCGGTTTTCAACTGGTCGAGCTCTTCCAGTACGGTGAGGGGGATAGCGACCTGATGCTCCTGGAAGTTCAGCAAGGCATTGGGATCATGAAGCAGAACATTGGTATCGAGCACATAGATGATGGGGCCTGTCGCACCCTGTCTGCCATAGTCGTCCATACGCGATCACCTTATTCGAAGATCGGGGACGGAGCGTCCGTCACGCTCCGCCAGCAGAACCGCCATACCGGAGAACGAACCTGGGGCAACCATGCCAGCGACATGCAAACCGGGCGGTAGCCGCCCCTGATGCCCTCGGGTTCGGCGGTCCGGAATCATCGTCACCCAGCCCTTGCGGGCAAGATCACGATGACTCCTGATTGCCGTAATACCGTAAAAAACATGACAAGAAAAAGTCTTTTCTCGAACGAACCGGTTTTTTTCATCCGCACGACGAATGACCTTGGCGCCCATCTGGACAAGCGCTAGATTCACCAGTGCGGTCGCCCCAGGAGCCCTGCCCGCGATGGGCTGTTAGAATCCTCCCAAGCCACAGGAGACCGCCCATGTTGATGGTTATTTCACCCGCAAAAACCCTCGATTACGACACACCTCCCGCCACGCAACGCCATACCCTGCCGGAACACCTCGAACACTCCGCCGAGTTGATCGAGCATCTTCGGGAGTTGTCACCACAGGACATCAGCGAGCTGATGCACCTGTCCGACAAACTCGCCGCCCTCAACGTCGCACGCTATGGCAGTTGGACCCCGGAATTCACACCACAGAATGCCAAGCAGGCGCTGCTGGCGTTCAAGGGCGATGTCTACACGGGCCTGCAAGCCGAGACCTTCAGCGAGGACGACTTCGATTTCGCCCAGCGCCATTTGCGCATGCTGTCAGGGCTCTACGGCGTACTGCGCCCCCTCGACCTCATACAACCCTACCGCCTGGAAATGGGCACACGCCTGGCCAATGCACGGGGCAAGGACCTTTATGCATTCTGGGGCGACCGTATCAGTGGCTGGTTGAACCAGGCACTCGAAGCGCAAGGTGACGACCTGTTGCTGAACCTGGCTTCGAACGAATACTTCAGCGCGGTAAAGCGCAAGGCACTCAATGCCAGAGTAATAAACGTCGACTTCAAGGACTTGAAGAACGGCCAATACAAAATCATCAGTTTCTATGCCAAGAAAGCGCGTGGAATGATGGCGCGCCACGTCATCAAACAACGGCTGACGACGCCCGAACAACTACTGCCTTTCGACCTGGAGGGTTATTACTACAGCGAGGAGCAGTCTGCACCCGACCATCTCGTATTCTTGCGTGATCACACATAAGGCACGGCATACCGTTATATCCAGCACTGAAACAGTACCAACATGGATCTGCCGTCCAATCGCCGGGCGGCTCATGGATAAAGGCTGAAAGCAGAATACCGGCAAGATGGCGACCTGCTATCCACTTGACCTCTCTTAAGTAGTAGAATCGCCACCTGCCTGAATGTCACCGGCGCAAGATCGGCAACTCCGTTCATGGTGACTCACGCATAGCCGCTACGCGGCGTTCCCATACTGACGACACTGTCACATCCATTTGCATGGAAGTCTGGGAAACTGTGCTCCGGCAATCCTGCAGCCACAAAGGTTCAATTGATGACAAAAGAAGAACTGCGTATCGAACTCGAGCGACAAGCCAATCGCTTCAAGGATATCTATGGCGGCGAAGTGACCAACTATGCCGCTCAACCCGATCCGGAACGCAAGCCGTGGCGCAAGAGGCCAAGCCTGCTGGATCAGGTATTCCAGGAAGAGTTGCAGAAGATCGAAAAAGAAAAGAACAAGTAACGAAGAACACACGTACAAGAACGCCGCGCATGCCTGGTCCTTGCAAGCAAGGACAAAACACGATCGAACCTTGAGCAGGCTCGCAGGAAGCGGGCGCGGCCCGCTACCCGGATGCCCCTGAGCGACTAGCGCTTCCCTCCCATCAAAGACCCCATGATGCCTCTGACCAACTGCCGCCCCAACTGGCTTGCGGCCTGGCGCAGGGCACTCTTCACCGCACGTTCGGCCAGATCTCCAATACCCATGTCATTCTTGCCCGCAGCCTTGCCTTTCGGTGGTTCCTCCGGCGTCTTCGCCGTGGCAGCGCCATGGGCGCGAGCGGCCAGCACTTCGTAAGCCGACTCCCGGTCGATGGGCTTGTCGTAGAGCCCGCGCAGTGGCGACTGGGCGATCAGCGCCTGACGCTCCTGCTCGCTCAACGGCCCGACCCTGGACTCTGGCGGCGCGATGGCACCGCGCAGCACCATGGCCGGCGTGCCCTTCTCTTCCAGCCCGCCTACCAGCGCCTCGCCGATACCCAGCTCGGTCAGCACCTGCAACGAGGAAAACTCCGGGTTGGCCCGGAAACCATCGGCCACCGCCCGCAGCGACTTCTGTTCCTTGACCGTATAAGCCCGTAGCCCATGCTGGATGCGCAGGCCAAGCTGGGCCAGCACGTCATTCGGCAGGTCCGCCGGCGACTGGGTCACGAAGTAGACGCCCACGCCCTTGGAGCGGATCAGGCGCACGACCTGTACCAGGCGCTCTTGCAACGCCTTGGGCGTACCACTGAACAACAGGTGCGCCTCATCGAAGAACAGGGCCAGCAAAGGCCTGTCGGCATCGCCACGCTCGGGCAACTGCTCGAACAGCTCGGCCAGCAGCCAGAGCAGGAAGGTCGCGTAGACCTTGGGCGCCTCATGCACCAACCGGCTGGCATCGAGCAGATGAATACGGCCACGGCCATCGGCGTCAGGCCTGAGGATATCTTCGAGTTGCAAGGCCGGCTCGCCGAACAGCGCCTCGGCGCCCTGCTGCTCCAGCGTCGCCAGTCGGCGCTGCAAGGCCTGGGCAGAGGCATTGGTGAACAGCGCACTGTCCTCGCCGAGCACCGCCGGATTCTCCCGCAAGTGCACCAGCAGCGCCTTCAGGTCCTTCAGATCGAGCAGCAACAGGCCCTCGCGGTCTGCGACCTTGAATGCGGTGTACAACGCAGCTTGCTGACTGTCAGTCAGTTCCAGGAGATTGCCCAGCAGCAGCGGTCCCATCTCGCTCATGGTGGTACGCAGAGGGTGCCCGGTGCGCCCTTCGATATCCCACAGCGTCACCGGGTAAGCCTTGGG is part of the Pseudomonas sp. ABC1 genome and encodes:
- a CDS encoding SEC-C metal-binding domain-containing protein; its protein translation is MNHEHHVHGPDCNHDHGHDHGHVHGPHCNHAQDPVRNPLKDVGRNDPCPCGSEKKFKKCHGA
- a CDS encoding L,D-transpeptidase, which gives rise to MQMLDFLHVSLTEQMLYGFSKGVLCARFPVSTALNGAGESNGSGCTPRGLHQVRARIGEGLPCGAVLRGRRWTGEVWSDELHAAFPGRDWILTRILWLSGCEPGVNRLGAVDTFRRYIYLHGTPDTEPMGVPLSHGCIRMRNADIMQLFPRVPAHCRVLIAEQAPPQSQQAVIF
- a CDS encoding RNA methyltransferase yields the protein MANKRYSCVGLFNPKSPSNVGSIMRAAGCYGTSSVFYTGTRYDRARDFITDTKRVHQDIPLINIDDLRKILPLGCTPVAVELVPDARPLPEYTHPDRALYIFGPEDGSLDREILDWCEDVIYIPTQGCMNLAATVNVVLYDRMAKGNNTRSGPLFK
- a CDS encoding DUF2489 domain-containing protein, translating into MVPETPASPLVISLYCAALLLIVALSVYAGWLWHKVWQRRRQATQLQQRRRAVLAADLRILATSLLEGQLPLIEGAIRIKVLLDNHDPVLTGDPQVAVLHQIYSATAHIPTHAAWKALGRDERRRFEADLHALDVQHGEDVRRAARWLLDEALPA
- the lexA gene encoding transcriptional repressor LexA, translated to MIKLTPRQSEILAFIKRCLEENGYPPTRAEIAQELGFKSPNAAEEHLKALRNKGAIEMTPGASRGIRIPGFEPGGNDAESGLPVIGRVAAGAPILAQQHVEESCRINPDFFHPRADYLLRVRGMSMKDIGIFDGDLLAVHTTREARNGQVVVARIDDEVTVKRFKREGSKVWLIAENPDFAPIEVDLEQQELTIEGLSVGVIRR
- the nagZ gene encoding beta-N-acetylhexosaminidase, whose product is MQGSLMLDIEGTWLTAEDRHVLRQPQVGGLILFARNIEHPRQVLELSRAIRQVRPDLLLAVDQEGGRVQRLRQGFVRLPAMRRFADCEDALSLAELSGWVMATEVLSVGLDFSFAPVLDLDHQRSAVIGARAFEGDPLAATQLAGAFIKGMHAAGMAATGKHFPGHGWAEADSHVAIPVDERSMDEIRQHDLLPFQRLATTLDAVMPAHVIYPAVDERPAGFSSHWLQNVLRGELGFDGVIFSDDLSMAGAHVVGDAGQRILAALGAGCDMGLVCNDRASAELALSALQRQAVAPSPRLQRMRRGSEVAPDYKQDPRWQCALDALRRNDLISH
- a CDS encoding MFS transporter, which translates into the protein MKSLLAPVSSLLASVALLLLGHGLLNTLLTLRGIEEGYSTSMIGLLMSGYFVGYLLGTWMAPSLIRRIGHIRTFALYAALAAITALLHVLIVSPWVWMLLRVLYGVAMVTLYMVIESWLNAQVNGEKRGQVFAIYMAVNLGALAAAQQLLNLDSPMSFTLFALSAILICCALMPITLTRQAQPNLPDIPPTDLLQLARIVPLPLMAAAMSGLALGGFWGLAPVYARQSGFDASGVGLLMGLTILGGAVLQWPIGLLSDRWDRRKVMLGVAGLAAMLALLMAPLPTGSLLLGLMFVWGGLVFSIYSIAMAQMVDHLTPDEILSGSSGMLLSFGLGSALGPLLAGTLMHAIGPWTLPVFFAMPLATLALYTVYRARRVVDLVSEPYGHFTPILRTSPTVMEMMPDSPQKADEEASGQPEANPAANSTSGSH
- the sulA gene encoding SOS-induced cell division inhibitor SulA — its product is MQFPLYTTAQTNQLPLFEAFLAPERSFEPAAPVRSADVLSEMRLIGSHGLQLLAPVLRELSRENDERWLTMIAPPNLVSYSWLRDADLNRERILLLPSRNDQDPLELVCRALRLGRSHTVISWLKLDAFDRRLLAAAAHQGNAQSLNIRLS
- a CDS encoding TetR/AcrR family transcriptional regulator, which encodes MAQSETVERILDAAELLFAERGFAETSLRLITSKAGVNLAAVNYHFGSKKALIQAVFSRFLGPFCMSLEKELDRREAQPGQKDRLEDLLEMLVVQALSVKPRSGDDLSIFMRLLGLAFSQSQGHLRRYLDDMYGKIFRRYMMRVHDAVPTITPIELFWRVHFMLGTVAFSMSGIKALRAIAENDFGARVSIEQVMRMMVPFVAAGMRAESGVDDPALLEAGPKVRRNALAMPQKR
- a CDS encoding LEA type 2 family protein, yielding MRCQARTSNLFRVLALLGLFGGLGGCSTWFSSAFEDPQVELTKVDVIKARLLEQEFLLRFRIDNPNDHSLPVRGLIYTVHLNDIELTSGESSAWLTIPANGFEYYDVPVHTNLWRHMKYVVRLLEKPDRPIAYRLDGELKIGLMSGRRVHISRRGEIIPGNFIPE